A window from Chaetodon trifascialis isolate fChaTrf1 chromosome 5, fChaTrf1.hap1, whole genome shotgun sequence encodes these proteins:
- the LOC139331711 gene encoding protocadherin gamma-A7-like, with protein MMGTRGCLTNICAKWRLFYGFRRQMGLLMLLLHVVNMVGGQIRYSIPEEMKKGSVIGNVAQDLGLDLKRLRSGRARIVTGENIQYTELKTDKGILVVNERIDREQLCGDITPCSFSFEVILENPMELHRITIMIQDQNDNPPQVLYPVQTGGSVVAEMVPRSADVGYLVTKVVAVDVDSGQNAWLSYKLQKATDRALFEVGLQNGEIRTIRQVTDKDAVKQRLTVIVEDNGQPSRSATVIVNVAVADSFPEVLSEFTDFPHDKEYNDKLTFYLVLALAVVSFLFITCLVVIISVKIYRWRQSRVLYHSSLPVIPYYPPRYSDTLGTGTLPHVYNYEVCRTTDSRKSDCKFGRAGSQNVLIMDPSSTGTMQRLQSEKSILDEPDSPLEVS; from the exons ATGATGGGAACTAGAGGATGTCTCACCAACATATGCGCAAAATGGCGATTATTTTATGGATTTCGACGACAAATGGGACTGCTTATGTTGCTGCTTCATGTGGTTAACATGGTAGGTGGTCAGATTCGTTATTCTATtccagaggagatgaagaaaggCTCTGTTATCGGAAACGTAGCGCAAGATCTCGGTTTAGATCTGAAGAGGCTCCGTTCTGGGCGGGCCCGTATCGTGACCGGAGAAAATATCCAGTACACCgagctgaagacagacaaagGGATTCTAGTGGTGAATGAGAGAATAGACCGAGAGCAGCTGTGTGGAGACATAACGCCGTGTAGCTTCAGCTTTGAGGTGATTCTCGAAAATCCCATGGAATTGCACAGAATAAC aataatgatccAGGATCAGAACGACAACCCCCCTCAGGTGCTGTACCCAGTCCagactggtggctctgtggtggctgaaatggtgcctcgttcagcagatgtgggctatctggtgaccaaagtggtggctgttgatgtggactctggacagaatgcctggctctcctataaactgcagaaagccacagacagggcgctgtttgaagtgggcttacagaatggagaaataagaacgatccgccaagtgactgataaagatgcagtcaaacaaagactgactgttatAGTGGAGGACAACGGGCAGCCCTCTCGTTCAGCTACAGTCATTGTTAACGTGGCGGTGGCGGACAGCTTCCCTGAAGTGCTGTCggagttcactgactttccaCACGACAAGGAGTACAATGACAAGCTGACTTTTTACTTGGtgctggctttggctgtggtttccttcctcttcatcacatgtttggtggttattatatcagtgaaaatctacagatggagacagtctcGCGTCCTGTATCACTCCAGTCTGCCTGTGATTCCATATTATCCACCACGTTACTCAGACACTTTGGGGACAGGGACTCTCCCACACGTGTACAATTACGAGGTGTGCAGGACGACTGACTCCAGAAAGAGTGACTGTAAGTTCGGCAGAGCTGGTAGTCAGAACGTGCTGATAATGGACCCCAGTTCAACAGGGAcgatgcagcggctgcagagtgagaagagcATCCTGGATGAACCAGACTCTCCTTTAGAGGTCAGTTAA
- the LOC139331712 gene encoding protocadherin gamma-A7-like, which translates to MVGGQIRYSIPEEMKKGSVIGNVAQDLGLDLKRLRSGRARIVTGENIQYTELKTDKGILVVNERIDREQLCGDITPCSFSFEVILENPIELHRITIMIQDQNDNPPQVLYPVQTGGSVVAEMVPRSADVGYLVTKVVAVDVDSGQNAWLSYKLQKATDRALFEVGLQNGEIRTIRQVTDKDAVKQRLTVIVEDNGQPSRSATVIVNVAVADSFPEVLSEFTDFPHDKEYNDKLTFYLVLALAVVSFLFITCLVVIISVKIYRWRQSRVLYHSSLPVIPYYPPRYSDTLGTGTLPHVYNYEVCRTTDSRKSDCKFGRAGSQNVLIMDPSSTGTMQRLQSEKSILDEPDSPLEVS; encoded by the exons ATGGTAGGTGGTCAGATTCGTTATTCTATaccagaggagatgaagaaaggCTCTGTTATCGGAAACGTAGCGCAAGATCTCGGTTTAGATCTGAAGAGGCTCCGTTCTGGGCGGGCCCGTATCGTGACCGGAGAAAATATCCAGTACACCgagctgaagacagacaaagGGATTCTAGTGGTGAATGAGAGAATAGACCGAGAGCAGCTGTGTGGAGACATAACGCCATGTAGCTTCAGCTTTGAGGTGATTCTCGAAAATCCAATTGAATTGCACAGAATAAC aataatgatccAGGACCAGAACGACAACCCCCCTCAGGTGCTGTACCCAGTCCagactggtggctctgtggtggctgaaatggtgcctcgttcagcagatgtgggctatctggtgaccaaagtggtggctgttgatgtggactctggacagaatgcctggctctcctataaactgcagaaagccacagacagggcgctgtttgaagtgggcttacagaatggagaaataagaacgatccgccaagtgactgataaagatgcagtcaaacaaagactgactgttatAGTGGAGGACAACGGGCAGCCCTCTCGTTCAGCTACAGTCATTGTTAACGTGGCGGTGGCGGACAGCTTCCCTGAAGTGCTGTCggagttcactgactttccaCACGACAAGGAGTACAATGACAAGCTGACTTTTTACTTGGtgctggctttggctgtggtttccttcctcttcatcacgtgtttggtggttattatatcagtgaaaatctacagatggagacagtctcGCGTCCTGTATCACTCCAGTCTGCCTGTGATTCCATATTATCCACCACGTTACTCAGACACTTTGGGGACAGGGACTCTCCCACACGTGTACAATTACGAGGTGTGCAGGACGACTGACTCCAGAAAGAGTGACTGTAAGTTCGGCAGAGCTGGTAGTCAGAACGTGCTGATAATGGACCCCAGTTCAACAGGGAcgatgcagcggctgcagagtgagaagagcATCCTGGATGAACCAGACTCTCCTTTAGAGGTTAGTTAA
- the LOC139331750 gene encoding protocadherin gamma-A6 → MTAVHRFLKAHLIMDQRVNVKWSLHFLLFSLLFGASFGEVRYVLPEEMQRGSVIGNVARDLGLEVMELDARRARVVAEGTRQLCELDTASGNLLISQRIDREELCAQAAVCILQYQLLLEDPLQAHSLVLDIADINDNTPVFAAGEIKLDLVESTVLGRRFPLEGAHDPDLGTNSVREYKLSPNEHFALEMSSQINGNAYPELILKKALDREVQAEHVLKINGIDGGNPVRSGTASIHIRVLDANDNVPVFSQRVYKASVPENSAIGTVIAALNATDLDDGIYGEITYSFSHLSDKMGGVFEINPLSGEVRVAGSIDYEEAVTHELGVQAKDGGGQASHCKLVIDVIDVNDNEPVIEIKSASANVAEDSKPGTMVALINVYDLDTGNSGRVTCSISDNVPFNLVSEVKNYYMLVTDGILDREFQPEYNITVTATDAGSPPLSGVKVITIVVNDVNDNPPTFTHSQYDASILENQPIGTLVMKVKAEDIDDGSNAKIIYQISRDTNSEVSSFLTINSQTGELFTSRLFDYEQSVHFQIKVTGRDGGDPPLSSTCTVNVFIKDQNDNAPVVLYPVQTNGYIAEDVVPSEAPRGYLVTKVVAVDADSGHNAWLSYRLIKATRPNLFMIGLHTGEIRTVREFMEDDEPKHTVLVLVTDNGPESLSATVTVSIVIGDGLPVLNELFEFADESPDSDNLTLYLIIALAAVSSLFILLISGVFYFKLCRRGYVYRSTTATLPVFPTAYCPPSFTDLSRCGTLLKDERYDSFLTTGSWRGDFRFGSNTDTDTLKRSAAYQKSTLRRASTDRATLKVRAGASHPCYVVT, encoded by the coding sequence ATGACGGCAGTCCATCGGTTTCTGAAAGCACATTTAATAATGGACCAGCGAGTAAATGTGAAATGGTCGCTGCATTTTTTACTATTCAGCCTCCTTTTTGGTGCGTCGTTTGGAGAAGTCCGTTACGTCCTTCCCGAGGAGATGCAGCGGGGCTCGGTTATCGGGAATGTTGCACGAGACCTGGGGCTGGAAGTGATGGAGCTTGATGCTCGTCGAGCCCGTGTTGTTGCAGAAGGAACTAGACAGCTGTGTGAACTGGACACTGCGTCAGGCAATCTTTTGATCAGCCAACGGATAGACCGAGAGGAGCTCTGCGCGCAAGCCGCTGTCTGCATCCTACAGTATCAGCTCTTACTTGAAGATCCCCTTCAAGCACACAGCTTAGTTTTGGATATTGCGGACATAAATGACAACACCCCGGTGTTCGCTGCAGGGGAGATAAAACTAGATTTGGTAGAATCCACAGTTCTGGGGAGACGCTTTCCCTTGGAGGGCGCGCATGACCCCGATTTGGGAACTAACTCTGTCCGTGAATATAAACTGAGCCCGAATGAACATTTTGCGCTTGAAATGAGCTCTCAAATAAATGGCAATGCGTATCCGGAGCTAATTCTCAAAAAAGCCTTGGACCGGGAGGTACAAGCTGAACATGTACTGAAAATCAATGGAATTGACGGGGGGAATCCAGTCAGATCAGGAACCGCTTCTATCCATATCCGTGTTCTGGATGCTAATGATAATGTCCCAGTTTTTAGCCAACGAGTGTACAAAGCCTCTGTACCAGAGAACTCGGCCATAGGGACTGTCATAGCAGCGCTGAATGCCACTGACTTGGATGACGGCATTTATGGAGAGATAACCTACTCTTTCAGTCACCTGTCAGACAAGATGGGGGGAGTTTTTGAAATTAACCCTTTAAGTGGAGAAGTTCGGGTGGCAGGTTCTATTGACTATGAAGAGGCTGTTACGCACGAGCTGGGTGTTCAAGCTAAAGATGGCGGTGGTCAGGCCTCTCACTGTAAACTTGTAATTGACGTTATTGATGTGAATGACAATGAACCTGTGATAGAGATAAAGTCCGCGTCTGCTAACGTGGCTGAAGACTCTAAACCAGGAACTATGGTTGCTCTGATAAATGTTTATGACCTGGACACTGGGAACAGTGGGCGCGTGACGTGTTCAATTTCAGACAATGTCCCATTTAATTTAGTCTCAGAAGTCAAAAACTACTATATGTTGGTGACTGATGGAATACTGGACAGAGAATTTCAGCCAGAGTATAATATAACAGTTACTGCGACTGATGCGGGCTCCCCCCCACTCTCTGGTGTAAAAGTTATAACAATCGTTGTTAATGATGTAAATGACAACCCCCCGACTTTTACGCACAGCCAGTACGATGCCAGCATTTTAGAAAACCAACCCATCGGCACGTTAGTGATGAAAGTGAAGGCAGAGGATATTGACGACGGGTCCAATGCTAAAATAATCTACCAAATATCAAGGGACACAAACTCAGAAGTGTCCTCCTTCCTTACCATCAACTCACAAACAGGAGAGCTCTTCACGTCACGCCTCTTTGATTATGAACAGTCCGTTCACTTCCAAATTAAGGTGACAGGTAGAGATGGAGGCGACCCCCCACTCTCCAGCACCTGCACTGTAAACGTTTTTATTAAAGACCAAAATGACAATGCACCTGTGGTCCTATATCCTGTCCAAACCAACGGGTACATCGCTGAAGATGTGGTGCCATCCGAAGCGCCTCGAGGTTACCTGGTTACTAAAGTGGTAGCTGTGGACGCCGATTCTGGCCATAACGCCTGGCTTTCCTACAGATTAATCAAAGCAACGCGGCCCAACCTGTTTATGATCGGTCTGCATACAGGAGAAATCAGAACTGTGCGAGAATTCATGGAGGACGACGAACCGAAACATACTGTGTTAGTTTTAGTAACGGATAACGGGCCTGAGTCGCTCTCCGCCACTGTTACAGTCAGCATAGTGATTGGAGACGGGCTGCCTGTTTTAAACGAACTCTTTGAGTTTGCAGATGAATCACCGGATAGCGACAACTTAACGCTCTATTTGATAATTGCCCTGGCGGCcgtttcctctcttttcatccTTTTAATCAGTGGCGTGTTTTACTTCAAGCTCTGCCGGCGTGGTTATGTTTACCGTTCAACCACCGCTACTCTCCCCGTTTTCCCCACGGCCTACTGCCCCCCCAGTTTTACAGATTTGAGCCGTTGTGGGACCCTGCTGAAAGATGAGCGATATGATTCCTTCTTGACCACTGGGTCGTGGAGAGGCGATTTTCGATTCgggtcaaacacagacactgacacactaAAAAGAAGTGCAGCCTATCAAAAAAGCACCCTAAGGCGCGCTAGTACAGACAGAGCTACTCTGAAGGTGAGGGCAGGTGCATCACATCCTTGCTATGTGGTCACATGA
- the LOC139331709 gene encoding protocadherin gamma-A10-like: protein MDIRKSKCTSLDWRVSILLFCVVAAVSGQIRYSIPEEMRKGLFVGDLAKDLGLDVKRLVSGRARLVIDGDNHYVALNQNKGHIVVDERIDREKLCAKKTPCSFSLEIVLEDPLELFSITIEIQDVNDHAPAFPKKEINLEISESTPTGTVFLLDSAADPDVGINSLQSYSLKANDHFVLKQHTRTDGSKYAEIMLQSGLDREKQGEHTLILTAVDGGEPQRSGTVRIHVSVLDANDNAPVFTQSVYKASVLENVSRGTVVATVSATDADQGYNGNVTYSFTHLEEDSSCPFRINSHTGEVKLTGDIDYEVTANYEINLQAKDPWGVVGASKLIIEVGDVNDNSPIITMASYSGKISEDSTPGTVVALISVQDKDSGKNGQVHLNIDENLPFKVKSSLRNYYTLVTEQNLDREQRSRYNITLTATDEGLPALSSRKMVVLDVTDINDNAPAFSQSVYSAQVVENNAPGIPLLQIHATDPDQGQNARISYFLIDGEVSGNPVSTYFSINTESGVIQSLRSLDYEQVKEYKIRIKAQDGGSPPLSTNTSVIVRVEDQNDNPPQVLYPVQTGGSVVAEMVPRSADVGYLVTKVVAVDVDSGQNAWLSYKLQKATDRALFEVGLQNGEIRTIRQVTDKDAVKQRLTVIVEDNGQPSRSATVIVNVAVADSFPEVLSEFTDFPHDKEYNDNLTFYLVLALAVVSFLFITCLVVIISVKIYRWRQSRVLYHSSLPVIPYYPPRYSDTLGTGTLPHVYNYEVCRTTDSRKSDMKYIQPMSQSLVSVDGDGTDTPQLDKQLSGTCSQMSTLVD, encoded by the exons ATGGATATTCGGAAGAGCAAATGCACCTCACTGGACTGGAGAGTCTccattttgcttttctgtgtcgTTGCTGCGGTTAGCGGACAAATTCGTTATTCTATACCAGAGGAGATGAGAAAAGGGCTGTTTGTTGGAGACCTTGCGAAAGACCTCGGCTTGGATGTTAAAAGGTTGGTTTCTGGTCGGGCTCGACTAGTTATAGATGGGGATAACCACTATGTCGCGCTGAACCAGAACAAAGGGCACATCGTTGTCGATGAAAGAATTGACAGAGAAAAATTGTGCGCCAAGAAAACGCCATGTAGTTTTAGTCTAGAAATTGTCCTCGAAGATCCACTTGAGCTGTTCTCGATCACCATCGAAATACAAGACGTAAACGATCACGCTCCTGCTTTCCCCAAAAAGGAAATTAATTTGGAAATAAGCGAATCGACGCCCACAGGGACGGTATTCTTGCTCGATAGCGCAGCAGATCCTGACGTAGGAATAAATTCACTGCAAAGTTACTCTTTAAAGGCAAACGATCATTTTGTTCTAAAACAACACACTCGAACAGACGGGAGTAAATATGCTGAAATCATGCTTCAGAGTGGTCTGGACCGCGAGAAGCAAGGCGAGCACACGCTCATATTAACGGCTGTGGATGGTGGGGAACCGCAGAGGTCTGGCACAGTAAGGATACATGTGTCTGTCTTGGACGCAAACGACAACGCACCCGTTTTTACGCAGTCTGTATACAAAGCATCTGTATTGGAAAATGTTTCGCGAGGCACAGTTGTTGCTACCGTCAGTGCCACAGATGCGGACCAAGGTTACAATGGTAACGTCACGTATTCTTTTACTCACTTAGAGGAGGATTCGTCCTGTCCTTTCAGAATAAATTCTCACACAGGAGAGGTTAAACTCACCGGTGACATCGATTATGAGGTTACTGCAAATTACGAAATAAATCTTCAAGCAAAAGATCCATGGGGTGTAGTGGGCGCCAGCAAATTAATAATTGAGGTAGGAGATGTTAATGATAACAGTCCAATAATCACGATGGCTTCGTATTCAGGTAAAATATCAGAGGACTCTACTCCTGGCACAGTAGTAGCGTTGATTAGTGTCCAAGATAAAGATTCAGGTAAAAATGGACAGGTTCATTTAAATATAGACGAGAATCTCCCTTTCAAAGTTAAATCGTCTCTTAGAAATTACTACACGTTGGTCACGGAACAAAATCTTGACCGAGAACAGCGTTCCAGATACAACATTACGCTTACTGCCACAGATGAGGGCTTGCCCGCTTTATCAAGCAGGAAAATGGTCGTTTTAGACGTGACTGATATTAATGACAACGCACCAGCTTTCAGCCAAAGTGTTTACAGCGCTCAGGTGGTGGAGAACAATGCTCCTGGTATCCCTCTGTTACAGATCCACGCCACAGATCCAGATCAGGGCCAGAACGCTCGCATATCATATTTTCTTATTGACGGCGAGGTTAGTGGAAATCCGGTCTCCACGTATTTCTCCATTAACACGGAGAGTGGGGTAATTCAGTCGCTGCGTTCACTTGACTATGAACAAGTCAAAGAGTACAAAATACGAATTAAAGCGCAAGATGGAGGCTCGCCACCGCTAAGTACTAACACATCAGTTATTGTGCGTGTCGAGGACCAGAACGACAACCCCCCTCAGGTGCTGTACCCAGTCCagactggtggctctgtggtggctgaaatggtgcctcgttcagcagatgtgggctatctggtgaccaaagtggtggctgttgatgtggactctggacagaatgcctggctctcctataaactgcagaaagccacagacagggcgctgtttgaagtgggcttacagaatggagaaataagaacgatccgccaagtgactgataaagatgcagtcaaacaaagactgactgttatAGTGGAGGACAACGGGCAGCCCTCTCGTTCAGCTACAGTCATTGTTAACGTGGCGGTGGCGGACAGCTTCCCTGAAGTGCTGTCggagttcactgactttcctCACGACAAGGAGTACAATGACAATCTGACTTTTTACTTGGtgctggctttggctgtggtttccttcctcttcatcacgtgtttggtggttattatatcagtgaaaatctacagatggagacagtctcGCGTCCTGTATCACTCCAGTCTGCCTGTCATTCCATATTATCCACCACGTTACTCAGACACTTTGGGGACAGGGACTCTCCCACACGTGTACAATTACGAGGTGTGCAGGACGACTGACTCCAGAAAGAGTGACATGAAATATATTCAACCGATGAGTCAGAGTTTAGTGAGTGTGGATGGAGATGGGACTGATACTCCGCAGCTGGACAAGCAACTTTCAGGCACCTGTTCTCAAATGTCAACTTTG GTGGACTAA
- the LOC139331596 gene encoding protocadherin gamma-A7-like, with product MMRTGRSLTYMSARWRLFYGFRRQMGLLMLLLHVVNMVGGQIRYSIPEEMKKGSVIGNVAQDLGLDLKRLRSGRARIVTGENIQYTELKTDKGILVVNERIDREQLCGDITPCSFSFEVILENPMELHRITIMIQDQNDNPPQVLYPVQTGGSVVAEMVPRSADVGYLVTKVVAVDVDSGQNAWLSYKLQKATDRALFEVGLQNGEIRTIRQVTDKDAVKQRLTVIVEDNGQPSRSATVIVNVAVADSFPEVLSEFTDFPHDKEYNDNLTFYLVLALAVVSFLFITCLVVIISVKIYRWRQSRVLYHSSLPVIPYYPPRYSDTLGTGTLPHVYNYEVCRTTDSRKSDCKFGRAGSQNVLIMDPSSTGTMQRLQSEKSILDEPDSPLEVS from the exons ATGATGAGAACTGGAAGATCTCTCACCTACATGTCCGCAAGATGGCGATTATTTTATGGATTTCGACGACAAATGGGACTGCTTATGTTGCTGCTTCATGTGGTTAACATGGTAGGTGGTCAGATTCGTTATTCTATtccagaggagatgaagaaaggCTCTGTTATCGGCAACGTAGCGCAAGATCTCGGTTTAGATCTGAAGAGGCTCCGTTCTGGGCGGGCCCGTATCGTGACCGGAGAAAATATCCAGTACACCgagctgaagacagacaaagGGATTCTAGTGGTGAATGAGAGAATAGACCGAGAGCAGCTGTGTGGAGACATAACGCCATGTAGCTTCAGCTTTGAGGTGATTCTCGAAAATCCCATGGAATTGCACAGAATAACT A TAATGATCCAGGACCAGAACGACAACCCCCCTCAGGTGCTGTACCCAGTCCagactggtggctctgtggtggctgaaatggtgcctcgttcagcagatgtgggctatctggtgaccaaagtggtggctgttgatgtggactctggacagaatgcctggctctcctataaactgcagaaagccacagacagggcgctgtttgaagtgggcttacagaatggagaaataagaacgatccgccaagtgactgataaagatgcagtcaaacaaagactgactgttatAGTGGAGGACAACGGGCAGCCCTCTCGTTCAGCTACAGTCATTGTTAACGTGGCGGTGGCGGACAGCTTCCCTGAAGTGCTGTCggagttcactgactttcctCACGACAAGGAGTACAATGACAATCTGACTTTTTACTTGGtgctggctttggctgtggtttccttcctcttcatcacgtgtttggtggttattatatcagtgaaaatctacagatggagacagtctcGCGTCCTGTATCACTCCAGTCTGCCTGTGATTCCATATTATCCACCACGTTACTCAGACACTTTGGGGACAGGGACTCTCCCGCACGTGTACAATTACGAGGTGTGCAGGACGACTGACTCCAGAAAGAGTGACTGTAAGTTCGGCAGAGCTGGTAGTCAGAACGTGCTGATAATGGACCCCAGTTCAACAGGGAcgatgcagcggctgcagagtgagaagagcATCCTGGATGAACCAGACTCTCCTCTAGAGGTTAGTTGA
- the LOC139331713 gene encoding protocadherin gamma-A7-like, with product MMRTGRSLTYMSARWRLFYGFRRQMGLLMLLLHVVNMVGGQIRYSIPEEMKKGSVIGNVAQDLGLDLKRLRSGRARIVTGENIQYTELKTDKGILVVNERIDREQLCGDITPCSFSFEVILENPIELHRITIMIQDQNDNPPQVLYPVQTGGSVVAEMVPRSADVGYLVTKVVAVDVDSGQNAWLSYKLQKATDRALFEVGLQNGEIRTIRQVTDKDAVKQRLTVIVEDNGQPSRSATVIVNVAVADSFPEVLSEFTDFPHDKEYNDKLTFYLVLALAVVSFLFITCLVVIISVKIYRWRQSRVLYHSSLPVIPYYPPRYSDTLGTGTLPHVYNYEVCRTTDSRKSDCKFGRAGSQNVLIMDPSSTGTMQRLQSEKSILDEPDSPLESVPA from the exons ATGATGAGAACTGGAAGATCTCTCACCTACATGTCCGCAAGATGGCGATTATTTTATGGATTTCGACGACAAATGGGACTGCTTATGTTGCTGCTTCATGTGGTTAACATGGTAGGTGGTCAGATTCGTTATTCTATaccagaggagatgaagaaaggCTCTGTTATCGGCAACGTAGCGCAAGATCTCGGTTTAGATCTGAAGAGGCTCCGTTCTGGGCGGGCCCGTATCGTGACCGGAGAAAATATCCAGTACACCgagctgaagacagacaaagGGATTCTAGTGGTGAATGAGAGAATAGACCGAGAGCAGCTGTGTGGAGACATAACGCCATGTAGCTTCAGCTTTGAGGTGATTCTCGAAAATCCAATTGAATTGCACAGAATAAC aataatgatccAGGACCAGAACGACAACCCCCCTCAGGTGCTGTACCCAGTCCagactggtggctctgtggtggctgaaatggtgcctcgttcagcagatgtgggctatctggtgaccaaagtggtggctgttgatgtggactctggacagaatgcctggctctcctataaactgcagaaagccacagacagggcgctgtttgaagtgggcttacagaatggagaaataagaacgatccgccaagtgactgataaagatgcagtcaaacaaagactgactgttatAGTGGAGGACAACGGGCAGCCCTCTCGTTCAGCTACAGTCATTGTTAACGTGGCGGTGGCGGACAGCTTCCCTGAAGTGCTGTCggagttcactgactttccaCACGACAAGGAGTACAATGACAAGCTGACTTTTTACTTGGtgctggctttggctgtggtttccttcctcttcatcacgtgtttggtggttattatatcagtgaaaatctacagatggagacagtctcGCGTCCTGTATCACTCCAGTCTGCCTGTGATTCCATATTATCCACCACGTTACTCAGACACTTTGGGGACAGGGACTCTCCCACACGTGTACAATTACGAGGTGTGCAGGACGACTGACTCCAGAAAGAGTGACTGTAAGTTCGGCAGAGCTGGTAGTCAGAACGTGCTGATAATGGACCCCAGTTCAACAGGGAcgatgcagcggctgcagagtgagaagagcATCCTGGATGAACCAGACTCTCCTTTAGAG TCCGTCCCAGCCTGA
- the LOC139331710 gene encoding protocadherin gamma-A7-like produces MAFKEQHQDRGVKWRLFGRLPVAVYLLIVQFIFLHQAEAQIRYSIPEEMKKGSLVGNVAQDLGLDLKRLRSGRARIVTGENNQYTELKADKGTLVVNERIDREQLCGDVTPCSFAFEILLENPMELHPVTIEVLDDQNDNPPQVLYPVQTGGSVVAEMVPRSADVGYLVTKVVAVDVDSGQNAWLSYKLQKATDRALFEVGLQNGEIRTIRQVTDKDAVKQRLTVIVEDNGQPSRSATVIVNVAVADSFPEVLSEFTDFPHDKEYNDKLTFYLVLALAVVSFLFITCLVVIISVKIYRWRQSRVLYHSSLPVIPYYPPRYSDTLGTGTLPHVYNYEVCRTTDSRKSDCKFGRAGSQNVLIMDPSSTGTMQRLQSEKSILDEPDSPLEVS; encoded by the exons ATGGCATTCAAAGAACAACATCAAGACAGAGGCGTAAAATGGCGATTGTTTGGACGATTACCAGTGGCAGTCTACCTGCTTattgttcagtttatttttctccatCAAGCGGAGGCACAGATCCGTTACTCGATCCcggaggagatgaagaaaggGTCCCTTGTTGGTAACGTCGCGCAAGATCTTGGTTTGGATTTAAAAAGGCTCCGATCTGGACGGGCCCGCATCGTGACCGGAGAAAACAATCAGTACACCGAGCTGAAGGCAGACAAAGGGACTTTAGTCGTGAATGAGAGAATCGACCGAGAGCAGCTTTGTGGGGACGTGACGCCGTGTAGCTTTGCCTTTGAGATCTTATTGGAAAATCCAATGGAGTTGCACCCTGTCACCATCGAAGTGTTAGAC GATCAGAACGACAACCCCCCTCAGGTGCTGTACCCAGTCCagactggtggctctgtggtggctgaaatggtgcctcgttcagcagatgtgggctatctggtgaccaaagtggtggctgttgatgtggactctggacagaatgcctggctctcctataaactgcagaaagccacagacagggcgctgtttgaagtgggcttacagaatggagaaataagaacgatccgccaagtgactgataaagatgcagtcaaacaaagactgactgttatAGTGGAGGACAACGGGCAGCCCTCTCGTTCAGCTACAGTCATTGTTAACGTGGCGGTGGCGGACAGCTTCCCTGAAGTGCTGTCggagttcactgactttcctCACGACAAGGAGTACAATGACAAGCTGACTTTTTACTTGGtgctggctttggctgtggtttccttcctcttcatcacgtgtttggtggttattatatcagtgaaaatctacagatggagacagtctcGCGTCCTGTATCACTCCAGTCTGCCTGTGATTCCATATTATCCACCACGTTACTCAGACACTTTGGGGACAGGGACTCTCCCGCACGTGTACAATTACGAGGTGTGCAGGACGACTGACTCCAGAAAGAGTGACTGTAAGTTCGGCAGAGCTGGTAGTCAGAACGTGCTGATAATGGACCCCAGTTCAACAGGGAcgatgcagcggctgcagagtgagaagagcATCCTGGATGAACCAGACTCTCCTCTCGAGGTCAGTTAA